Proteins encoded together in one Actinomycetota bacterium window:
- a CDS encoding PHP domain-containing protein yields the protein MKARVVSKRADSHEKEEDPMTPAPKKAAGKGDVASSTGAFDDARAILSLSSGAIFRMVDLHVHTPASPDVNAKWKDAKPSDVVEHALKKGIDVIAVTDHNSADWCDSVREAAKGTQLAVFPGVEISTSEGHLLGIFDPKTAAQTIKELLIRCGISQADFGRPEVLASGRIDEIAKKVEEAGGLAIAAHVDQPKGFWRMTEGSRTRRNQIYASPNIVALEVVTAEALEQFRTLDVGDARRLPCIQGSDCWPENSDSHHVDGIGGRYCLIKMDDLSVDALRQALLDPALHVCLASQTRVEPSAVIEGVSVTGGFLDGQRFRFNDNISCLIGGTGAGKSLTLELIRFALDQQTPAAVLPNIADDVNLLLGFAMGDAANVRVLVRKSGERYLVERAWQAGEASDPVVYRLGENDVELVDGPVHLPSFLPIKGFSQGEVIEHAREPLARLSLIDDLIDTDTERSAIKNFKSQLRENAKSIIETRKKIENATTQVKELPGIQEQIKALSRFFEDPKVKGHAGWYKEKDAFQNASDQVAELLGAIDEEFPHPDSDWTIPAATPNTEAMGKLRRVEEDIAKAKEKHKSAYHKDVTDLMKQIQDLHSTWKPLFESAEHEYQRLLTELDTDGKGLASLSQKLNRLREKETQLLRTAKQMDEKLSPQVKTLEHEREGLLDKLQTARRAIRGKRTSKAKELTDRLDGRVRISVRGDADDRAFIEALSAIRVGSHIQDGEVKAMAKRLHPVPFVKSLLTQDFDTPAQESDLAQGVFQRLHETIHERNRLGDLYELQLVDLEDGVRIQFAVEEQEYRDLEALAHGQKCTVVLMVALAQGDAPLIVDQPEDALHAPWIEEYIVARLRGDRGARQCLFATRSGNVLVSADAEQVLAMDADAHAGRVTKTGALDRFETRELVLYHVEGGREAFERRKLKYGF from the coding sequence TTGAAGGCCAGAGTCGTCAGCAAGCGAGCGGACTCCCATGAGAAAGAGGAAGACCCGATGACGCCCGCACCCAAGAAGGCTGCCGGCAAGGGCGACGTGGCGTCGAGCACGGGAGCATTCGATGACGCCCGTGCAATACTTTCGCTGTCCAGTGGAGCGATCTTCCGCATGGTAGACCTCCACGTTCATACTCCCGCGTCACCCGACGTGAACGCAAAGTGGAAGGATGCCAAGCCTTCAGATGTTGTCGAACACGCTCTCAAGAAGGGAATCGATGTCATCGCGGTTACCGACCACAACTCCGCCGACTGGTGCGACTCCGTCCGGGAAGCGGCTAAAGGGACCCAACTGGCAGTGTTCCCGGGCGTTGAGATCTCCACTAGTGAGGGGCACCTTCTCGGAATCTTTGACCCAAAGACTGCTGCCCAGACGATCAAGGAACTCCTGATTCGCTGTGGCATCTCGCAGGCGGATTTCGGTAGGCCTGAAGTCCTAGCGTCTGGTCGTATCGACGAGATCGCTAAGAAGGTAGAAGAAGCAGGCGGTCTCGCGATTGCCGCGCACGTGGATCAACCAAAAGGCTTCTGGAGAATGACCGAGGGATCTCGAACTCGGCGCAACCAGATCTACGCTTCGCCAAACATTGTTGCGCTTGAAGTTGTGACCGCTGAGGCGTTGGAACAATTTCGAACGTTAGATGTTGGAGATGCGAGGCGGTTGCCGTGCATCCAAGGATCTGACTGCTGGCCAGAGAACAGCGACTCACACCACGTCGACGGGATCGGGGGCCGGTACTGCTTAATCAAGATGGATGACCTGTCGGTTGACGCATTGCGTCAAGCGCTCCTCGACCCGGCTCTTCATGTCTGTCTAGCGTCTCAGACCAGAGTCGAGCCGTCCGCGGTGATCGAGGGAGTCTCCGTAACCGGGGGCTTTCTTGACGGGCAGCGCTTCCGTTTCAACGACAACATCAGTTGCCTAATAGGAGGGACGGGCGCGGGCAAATCGCTCACCCTTGAACTCATTCGATTCGCTCTCGACCAACAGACTCCCGCGGCGGTTCTTCCGAACATAGCGGACGATGTGAACCTGCTCCTCGGCTTTGCCATGGGAGACGCGGCAAACGTTCGGGTCCTTGTTAGAAAGAGCGGCGAGCGGTATCTGGTCGAAAGAGCTTGGCAGGCCGGCGAAGCCTCCGACCCAGTCGTGTATCGCTTGGGCGAGAACGATGTTGAATTGGTGGATGGACCTGTTCATCTACCTAGCTTCTTACCAATCAAGGGGTTCAGCCAAGGCGAAGTAATTGAACACGCACGCGAGCCACTGGCTCGCCTGTCACTAATCGATGACTTGATCGACACCGATACCGAACGCTCCGCCATCAAGAATTTCAAGTCTCAGCTGAGAGAGAACGCGAAGAGCATCATCGAGACAAGAAAGAAAATTGAAAACGCAACCACGCAGGTGAAAGAGCTCCCAGGTATTCAAGAACAGATCAAAGCTCTCTCTCGCTTCTTTGAGGACCCAAAAGTCAAGGGCCACGCCGGCTGGTACAAAGAGAAGGACGCTTTTCAAAACGCAAGCGACCAAGTCGCCGAACTACTCGGGGCTATCGATGAAGAGTTTCCACATCCAGATTCCGACTGGACTATCCCCGCGGCGACCCCAAACACCGAAGCCATGGGCAAGCTGCGTCGTGTCGAAGAGGACATCGCCAAGGCAAAGGAGAAGCACAAGTCCGCCTACCACAAAGACGTGACTGACCTCATGAAGCAGATTCAAGACTTGCACTCGACGTGGAAGCCACTGTTTGAGAGTGCCGAACACGAGTATCAGCGACTCCTGACGGAGCTCGACACTGACGGCAAGGGTCTTGCCTCGCTGAGCCAGAAGCTAAATCGGCTAAGAGAAAAGGAAACGCAACTCCTTCGGACAGCCAAACAGATGGACGAGAAACTGAGCCCGCAAGTGAAGACCCTCGAACATGAGCGAGAAGGCCTCCTCGACAAGCTGCAGACGGCGCGTCGTGCGATCCGTGGAAAGCGTACCTCTAAGGCAAAGGAACTGACTGACCGCCTTGACGGACGAGTCCGTATTTCCGTGCGTGGAGACGCTGATGACCGGGCCTTCATCGAAGCCCTAAGCGCCATTCGTGTTGGTTCCCATATCCAGGACGGCGAAGTTAAGGCGATGGCGAAACGTCTTCATCCTGTGCCATTCGTGAAGTCGCTCCTAACGCAGGACTTCGACACTCCCGCCCAGGAGTCAGATCTTGCCCAAGGCGTGTTTCAGCGACTACACGAGACCATTCACGAACGCAATCGTCTCGGGGACCTCTACGAACTCCAACTAGTCGATCTCGAGGATGGCGTGCGGATACAGTTCGCTGTTGAGGAACAAGAGTACCGAGACCTGGAAGCCTTGGCCCATGGCCAGAAATGCACAGTGGTGTTAATGGTCGCTCTCGCGCAGGGTGACGCCCCTCTCATCGTGGATCAACCGGAGGATGCACTGCACGCGCCGTGGATTGAGGAATACATAGTCGCGCGCTTGCGCGGCGACCGCGGGGCGCGTCAATGCCTCTTCGCAACCAGAAGCGGAAACGTTCTCGTTTCTGCGGATGCTGAGCAAGTCTTGGCGATGGATGCAGACGCACACGCCGGGCGAGTCACGAAGACGGGTGCTCTGGATAGGTTCGAAACACGCGAGCTTGTTCTTTACCATGTTGAAGGCGGCCGCGAGGCCTTCGAGCGCCGAAAGCTCAAGTACGGATTCTGA
- a CDS encoding type I restriction endonuclease subunit R, with translation MTTDTSEKGLETLIVEFMTSTHGGWWLGDPRDYDREHALDLVHLRLFFGDTQPTVLEALDLKNDSPTRQKFLTRLQGEIAKRGVIDVLRRGIDHGAHHIDLFYGTPSPGNIKAVERFEENRFSVTRQLRYSRDETQLALDLCLFINGLPIATFELKNNLTKQTVEDAVEQYRRDRDPRELLFQFGRCIVHLALDDQLVKFTTHLQGKRSWFLPFDMGWQDGAGNPPNPEGLKTDYLWKKIFSPHGLTDILENYAQVVAVKDQRTGKKSSTQIFPRYHQLDVVRRLLAHGGERGAGHRYLIEHSAGSGKSNSIAWLAHQLIGLERKDRKVFDSIVVVTDRVLLDQQIRDTIKQFAQVSSTVGHAERSGDLKKFLAGGKKIIITTVQKFPFVLDDIGKEHRERTFAIIIDEAHSSQGGKASAAMSTALSEVGAEEQDETVEDKINRIMEARKMLPNATYYAFTATPKNKTLELFGERKPENDKAKHIPFHSYTMKQAVQEGFILDVLKSYTSVNSYYKLVKTVESDPEFDARRANKKLRRYVESNDHAIRLKSEIMVDHFHDQVLALNKIGGQARAMVVTSGIERAIQYYFAFRDYLGERKSPLKAIVAFSGEHEFRGTKVTEASLNGFASRDIADRIQQDPYRFLICADKFQTGYDEPLLHTMYVDKPLSGVKAVQTLSRLNRAHPQKYDVFVLDFMNDVETIETAFAPYYRTTILSDETDPNKLHDIRTELDQREVYSQVQVDEFVSLYLGNADRDQLDPILDACVATYNEQLDEDAQVEFKGKAKTFTRTYGFLAAVLPFSNADWEKLSIFLNFLVPKLPAPKEEDLSRGIIETIDMDSYRVERKAAMKIVLPDEDSEIGPVPTSAGGRKPEPAIDTLSNILKAFNDQFGNIEWSDTDRVQRLITEDIPSRVAADRAYINAQKNNDKQNARIEHDKALGRVMNAVLKDDTELFKQFSDNESFKRWLSDSIFAVTYDTSGKEAS, from the coding sequence ATGACGACGGATACAAGCGAGAAGGGGCTTGAGACTCTCATCGTCGAATTCATGACATCAACGCATGGCGGTTGGTGGCTCGGCGATCCGCGAGACTACGACCGTGAACACGCCCTAGACCTCGTCCACCTCAGACTGTTTTTCGGCGACACGCAGCCAACGGTTCTTGAAGCTCTTGACCTCAAGAATGATTCGCCGACACGGCAGAAATTCCTGACGCGACTTCAGGGAGAGATCGCAAAGCGCGGAGTCATCGACGTTCTTCGCCGCGGAATCGACCATGGCGCACATCACATCGACCTCTTCTATGGAACACCCTCACCGGGAAACATCAAGGCCGTTGAACGTTTCGAGGAAAACCGATTCAGTGTTACTCGACAACTTCGTTACAGCCGAGACGAGACACAGCTTGCTCTCGACCTTTGCCTCTTCATCAACGGCCTTCCCATCGCGACCTTCGAGTTGAAGAACAATCTGACGAAGCAAACCGTCGAGGATGCTGTTGAGCAATACAGACGCGATCGCGATCCTCGCGAACTTCTCTTTCAATTTGGGCGCTGCATTGTGCACCTCGCGCTAGATGACCAACTGGTGAAGTTCACTACACACCTGCAAGGCAAGCGATCTTGGTTCCTTCCTTTCGATATGGGCTGGCAAGACGGCGCCGGCAATCCCCCGAACCCCGAGGGTCTCAAGACCGACTACCTCTGGAAGAAGATTTTCAGCCCTCACGGATTGACCGACATCCTGGAGAACTACGCACAGGTGGTTGCGGTAAAGGACCAACGAACGGGGAAGAAGAGCTCGACTCAGATCTTCCCTCGGTATCACCAACTCGACGTTGTCAGGCGATTGCTGGCCCACGGTGGCGAGCGCGGGGCGGGCCATCGATATCTGATTGAGCACTCGGCAGGAAGCGGGAAGTCCAACTCCATCGCGTGGCTCGCGCATCAGTTAATCGGGTTGGAGCGCAAAGATAGGAAGGTTTTCGACTCGATAGTCGTCGTAACAGATCGCGTCCTTCTGGACCAGCAGATTCGCGACACCATTAAGCAGTTCGCTCAAGTCAGTTCAACGGTCGGACATGCCGAGCGATCCGGCGACCTGAAGAAGTTTCTCGCCGGAGGAAAGAAGATAATCATTACGACGGTTCAGAAGTTCCCCTTCGTCCTGGACGACATCGGCAAGGAGCACCGCGAGCGAACGTTCGCCATCATCATCGACGAAGCACACTCCAGCCAGGGAGGCAAGGCCTCGGCTGCAATGAGCACCGCACTCTCCGAGGTTGGTGCCGAAGAACAAGACGAAACCGTCGAGGACAAGATCAATCGGATCATGGAAGCGCGCAAGATGCTTCCGAACGCAACTTATTACGCGTTCACGGCGACGCCGAAAAACAAGACGCTTGAGCTATTTGGCGAGCGCAAGCCGGAGAACGACAAGGCGAAACATATACCGTTTCATAGCTACACGATGAAGCAGGCCGTGCAAGAGGGTTTCATTCTCGACGTGCTTAAGAGCTACACGTCGGTGAACAGCTACTACAAGCTGGTGAAGACGGTTGAAAGTGACCCGGAGTTTGACGCGCGACGGGCCAACAAGAAGCTCCGTCGTTACGTCGAGAGCAACGATCATGCCATCCGCTTGAAGTCGGAAATCATGGTCGATCATTTTCACGACCAGGTTCTTGCGCTGAACAAGATCGGTGGCCAGGCCCGCGCTATGGTCGTTACAAGTGGCATCGAACGCGCGATCCAGTACTACTTTGCTTTCCGCGACTACTTGGGGGAACGGAAGAGCCCGCTCAAGGCGATCGTTGCGTTTTCCGGCGAGCACGAGTTCAGAGGAACCAAGGTCACGGAAGCGTCTCTAAATGGGTTCGCAAGCCGAGACATCGCAGACCGAATTCAGCAAGATCCGTACCGCTTCCTCATCTGCGCAGACAAGTTCCAAACGGGCTACGACGAGCCGTTGCTCCACACGATGTACGTGGACAAGCCCTTAAGCGGCGTCAAGGCTGTGCAGACGTTGTCGCGCTTGAACAGAGCGCACCCCCAGAAATACGACGTGTTTGTCCTTGACTTCATGAACGACGTCGAGACGATCGAAACCGCCTTCGCTCCCTATTATCGAACGACGATCTTGAGCGACGAAACCGACCCGAACAAGCTTCATGACATACGAACTGAGTTAGATCAAAGGGAAGTGTATTCGCAAGTGCAGGTTGACGAGTTCGTCAGCCTCTATCTGGGCAACGCCGACCGCGATCAACTCGACCCGATCCTCGACGCTTGCGTTGCAACCTACAACGAGCAACTCGACGAGGACGCGCAGGTCGAGTTCAAAGGCAAAGCCAAGACCTTCACGCGAACTTACGGATTCTTGGCCGCAGTCCTTCCCTTTTCGAACGCTGACTGGGAAAAGCTCTCGATATTCCTCAACTTCCTCGTTCCGAAACTTCCCGCGCCCAAGGAAGAGGATCTCTCTCGCGGCATCATCGAGACGATCGACATGGATAGCTACCGAGTCGAGAGGAAGGCGGCCATGAAGATCGTGCTACCCGATGAAGATTCAGAGATAGGACCCGTGCCGACCTCTGCCGGCGGGCGGAAGCCAGAGCCCGCGATCGACACGCTGTCTAACATTCTCAAGGCGTTCAACGACCAGTTTGGGAACATCGAGTGGAGCGATACCGATCGAGTCCAACGGCTAATTACGGAAGATATCCCTTCGAGAGTCGCGGCAGATCGTGCCTACATCAACGCGCAAAAGAATAACGACAAGCAAAACGCGCGCATCGAGCACGACAAGGCGCTCGGGCGCGTGATGAATGCAGTCCTCAAGGACGACACCGAGCTCTTCAAACAGTTCAGCGACAACGAATCGTTCAAGAGGTGGTTGTCTGATTCAATCTTCGCCGTGACCTACGACACCAGCGGCAAGGAAGCTTCGTGA
- a CDS encoding class I SAM-dependent DNA methyltransferase: MNENQYNKIVSLIWGIADDVLRDLFGRGKYRDVILPMTVLRRLDAVLESTKQAVLDMKAKLDKSRITNQDAALRQAADQAFYNTSKFTLRDLRSRASQQQLRADFEAYLDGFSPNVQEILDNFEFRNQIPKLSKADALGSLIEKLLDPSINLSPNPVLNPNGSEKHPGLDNHGMGTVFEELIRLFNEENNEEAGEHWTPRDAVKLMARLIFMPIADKIESGTYLLYDGAAGTGGMLTVAEDTLRDLASQHGKQVATHLYGQEINAETYAICKADLLLKGEGEAADNIVGGPEYSTLSNDAFPSREFDFMLSNPPYGKSWKTDLERMGGKTGIRDPRFLIERFDDPEYSLITRSSDGQMLFLANLLSKMKTKTKLGSRIAEVHNGSSLFTGDAGQGESNIRRWIIESDWLEAIVALPLNMFYNTGIATYVWVLSNRKAENRKGSVQLIDATRWYKSLRKNLGKKNCELAPEDIDRITSTFMDFKETEESRIFPNEAFGYWKATVERPLRVKGIDTERAYTPKEIRVLRETGERDEAAPPVIKRIHKPGKVEPDPIRGLFEATIAGKLSVVEYEPDNDLRDSEQVSCLEEGGVEAFLRREVLPHDAKAWYDSANVKVGYEIRFARYFYKPQPLRTLEEVRADIVALEKETEGLLDEIVGEDLR, encoded by the coding sequence ATGAACGAAAACCAATACAACAAGATCGTTAGCTTGATTTGGGGAATCGCTGACGACGTACTCCGCGACCTCTTTGGTAGAGGCAAGTACCGCGATGTCATCTTGCCGATGACCGTGCTCCGCCGTCTCGACGCTGTTCTTGAGTCGACGAAGCAGGCGGTACTCGACATGAAGGCCAAGCTCGACAAGTCGCGGATCACGAACCAAGATGCCGCCCTCAGGCAAGCTGCCGACCAGGCGTTCTACAACACGTCGAAATTCACGCTGCGCGACCTTCGTTCCCGCGCAAGCCAGCAGCAGCTCCGCGCCGACTTCGAGGCATACCTCGATGGATTCTCTCCGAACGTGCAAGAGATCCTCGACAACTTCGAGTTTCGTAACCAGATTCCGAAACTATCGAAAGCGGACGCACTCGGTTCTTTGATCGAGAAGCTTCTCGATCCCTCGATCAACTTGAGCCCGAATCCGGTACTCAATCCAAATGGTTCAGAAAAGCATCCGGGTCTCGACAACCATGGGATGGGCACCGTGTTCGAGGAGTTAATACGTCTCTTCAACGAAGAGAACAACGAAGAGGCAGGTGAGCACTGGACCCCGCGCGATGCCGTCAAGCTCATGGCGCGACTCATCTTCATGCCTATTGCGGACAAGATTGAGTCTGGCACTTACCTTCTCTATGACGGTGCGGCGGGAACGGGCGGCATGCTTACGGTGGCCGAAGACACTCTTCGCGACTTGGCTTCGCAGCACGGAAAACAAGTCGCAACGCATTTGTACGGCCAGGAGATCAACGCAGAGACCTACGCAATCTGCAAGGCGGATCTGCTACTCAAGGGTGAAGGTGAAGCGGCTGACAACATCGTGGGCGGTCCCGAGTACTCAACTCTTTCGAACGACGCCTTTCCGTCCCGCGAGTTCGACTTCATGCTTTCGAATCCCCCGTACGGCAAGAGTTGGAAGACGGACCTGGAACGCATGGGAGGCAAGACTGGAATCAGGGACCCGCGGTTTCTGATCGAACGTTTTGATGACCCTGAGTACTCTCTAATCACTAGATCGAGCGACGGTCAGATGCTCTTTCTGGCAAACCTGCTGTCGAAAATGAAGACGAAAACGAAACTTGGGAGTCGGATAGCTGAAGTACACAATGGCTCATCCCTTTTTACCGGGGATGCGGGTCAAGGAGAGAGCAACATCCGTCGCTGGATCATAGAAAGCGATTGGCTTGAAGCAATCGTGGCGCTACCCCTAAACATGTTCTACAACACGGGCATCGCGACGTACGTCTGGGTATTGAGTAATCGCAAGGCTGAGAATCGCAAAGGAAGCGTGCAATTGATCGACGCCACGCGCTGGTACAAGTCTCTCCGAAAAAATCTTGGAAAGAAGAACTGCGAATTAGCGCCCGAGGATATTGATCGCATTACCAGTACCTTCATGGATTTCAAAGAAACCGAGGAGTCTAGAATCTTCCCCAATGAAGCTTTCGGGTACTGGAAAGCTACCGTTGAACGACCGCTGCGGGTGAAGGGCATCGATACGGAACGTGCATACACACCGAAGGAGATCAGGGTGTTAAGAGAGACTGGGGAGCGGGATGAAGCCGCGCCTCCAGTAATAAAGAGGATTCACAAGCCTGGCAAGGTCGAACCTGATCCCATTCGAGGTTTGTTTGAAGCCACGATCGCAGGCAAGCTGAGTGTGGTCGAATACGAACCGGACAACGACTTGCGTGATTCGGAGCAAGTTTCATGCCTTGAAGAAGGCGGGGTCGAAGCATTCCTTCGCCGCGAAGTGCTTCCTCATGACGCTAAGGCCTGGTATGACTCGGCAAACGTCAAGGTGGGCTACGAAATCCGCTTTGCTCGCTACTTCTATAAGCCGCAACCTCTCCGCACCCTCGAGGAGGTTCGGGCCGACATCGTCGCGTTAGAGAAAGAAACCGAGGGACTTCTTGACGAGATCGTCGGGGAAGACCTGCGATGA